In Grus americana isolate bGruAme1 chromosome 4, bGruAme1.mat, whole genome shotgun sequence, one genomic interval encodes:
- the PANK2 gene encoding pantothenate kinase 2, mitochondrial isoform X1, with amino-acid sequence MEPLRNGGGAEEKPRRRGGADAGPPRRRSSGAASIDSAAGPQPRERGGSVSRQRRDSVRKNRPLFPWFGLDIGGTLVKLVYFEPKDITAEEEEEEVENLKSIRKYLTSNVAYGSTGIRDVHLELKDLTLCGRKGNLHFIRFPTHDMPAFIQMGSEKHFSSLHTTLCATGGGAYKFEQDFRTMGDLQLCKLDELDCLIKGVLYIDSVGFNGHSECYYFENPTDAERCQKLPFNLENPYPLLLVNIGSGVSILAVYSKENYKRVTGTSLGGGTFFGLCCLLTGCSTFEEALEMASRGDSTKVDKLVRDIYGGDYERFGLPGWAVASSFGNMMSKEKRESVSKEDLAKATLITITNNIGSIARMCALNENINRVVFVGNFLRINTISMRLLAYALDYWSKGQLKALFLEHEGYFGAVGALLELLDSA; translated from the exons aTGGAGCCGCTACGCAATGGCGGCGGCGCGGAGGAGAAgccgcggcggcgcgggggaGCGGACGCCGGACCCCCGCGGCGGAGGAGCAGCGGCGCGGCGAGCATTGACAGCGCGGCGGGGCCTCAGCCCCGCGAACGGGGCGGCTCCGTCAGCCGCCAGCGGCGGGACTCGGTCCGCAAGAACCGCCCGC TCTTCCCTTGGTTTGGCTTGGATATTGGAGGGACCTTGGTCAAACTTGTTTATTTTGAACCAAAGGACATCACtgctgaagaggaagaggaggaagtggAAAATCTCAAAAGCATCCGCAAATACCTGACATCAAATGTAGCCTATGGATCTACAGGCATTCGGGATGTGCACCTTGAACTAAAGGACCTTACCCTGTGTGGACGTAAAGGCAATCTGCACTTTATACGCTTTCCTACTCATGACATGCCTGCTTTTATTCAAATGGGAAGCGAAAAACACTTCTCGAGCCTCCATACTACCTTATGTGCCACAGGAGGTGGAGCGTACAAATTTGAGCAGGACTTTCGCACA atGGGTGACCTCCAGCTTTGTAAGCTAGATGAACTCGATTGCCTTATTAAAGGAGTTTTGTACATCGATTCAGTTGGATTCAATGGACATTCAGAATGTTACTATTTTGAAAACCCGACGGATGCTGAGAGATGTCAGAAGCTCCCATTCAACTTGGAGAATCCATATCCTCTCCTTTTGGTGAACATTGGCTCAGGGGTCAGCATTTTGGCTGTgtattcaaaagaaaactatAAACGGGTAACAGGCACCAG CCTTGGCGGGGGAACCTTTTTtgggctctgctgccttcttACCGGTTGCTCCACCTTTGAAGAGGCCCTGGAGATGGCGTCCCGCGGAGACAGTACCAAAGTAGACAAACTAGTGCGGGACATTTACGGAGGAGACTACGAGCGATTCGGATTGCCAGGCTGGGCTGTAGCATCCAG CTTTGGAAACATGATGAGCAAGGAGAAGCGGGAATCTGTCAGCAAAGAGGACCTCGCGAAGGCGACTTTAATAACCATCACTAACAACATTGGCTCCATAGCACGGATGTGCGCGCTTAATGAG AACATTAATCGAGTGGTGTTCGTCGGCAACTTCCTTCGGATCAATACAATCTCGATGAGGCTTCTGGCATACGCGTTGGACTACTGGTCGAAGGGACAGTTAAAAGCACTTTTCTTGGAACATGAG GGTTATTTCGGTGCAGTCGGTGCTCTTCTGGAACTCCTGGACTCGGCTTGA
- the PANK2 gene encoding pantothenate kinase 2, mitochondrial isoform X3, which produces MLLALLISVFPWFGLDIGGTLVKLVYFEPKDITAEEEEEEVENLKSIRKYLTSNVAYGSTGIRDVHLELKDLTLCGRKGNLHFIRFPTHDMPAFIQMGSEKHFSSLHTTLCATGGGAYKFEQDFRTMGDLQLCKLDELDCLIKGVLYIDSVGFNGHSECYYFENPTDAERCQKLPFNLENPYPLLLVNIGSGVSILAVYSKENYKRVTGTSLGGGTFFGLCCLLTGCSTFEEALEMASRGDSTKVDKLVRDIYGGDYERFGLPGWAVASSFGNMMSKEKRESVSKEDLAKATLITITNNIGSIARMCALNENINRVVFVGNFLRINTISMRLLAYALDYWSKGQLKALFLEHEGYFGAVGALLELLDSA; this is translated from the exons ATGCTGCTTGCGTTACTGATTTCAG TCTTCCCTTGGTTTGGCTTGGATATTGGAGGGACCTTGGTCAAACTTGTTTATTTTGAACCAAAGGACATCACtgctgaagaggaagaggaggaagtggAAAATCTCAAAAGCATCCGCAAATACCTGACATCAAATGTAGCCTATGGATCTACAGGCATTCGGGATGTGCACCTTGAACTAAAGGACCTTACCCTGTGTGGACGTAAAGGCAATCTGCACTTTATACGCTTTCCTACTCATGACATGCCTGCTTTTATTCAAATGGGAAGCGAAAAACACTTCTCGAGCCTCCATACTACCTTATGTGCCACAGGAGGTGGAGCGTACAAATTTGAGCAGGACTTTCGCACA atGGGTGACCTCCAGCTTTGTAAGCTAGATGAACTCGATTGCCTTATTAAAGGAGTTTTGTACATCGATTCAGTTGGATTCAATGGACATTCAGAATGTTACTATTTTGAAAACCCGACGGATGCTGAGAGATGTCAGAAGCTCCCATTCAACTTGGAGAATCCATATCCTCTCCTTTTGGTGAACATTGGCTCAGGGGTCAGCATTTTGGCTGTgtattcaaaagaaaactatAAACGGGTAACAGGCACCAG CCTTGGCGGGGGAACCTTTTTtgggctctgctgccttcttACCGGTTGCTCCACCTTTGAAGAGGCCCTGGAGATGGCGTCCCGCGGAGACAGTACCAAAGTAGACAAACTAGTGCGGGACATTTACGGAGGAGACTACGAGCGATTCGGATTGCCAGGCTGGGCTGTAGCATCCAG CTTTGGAAACATGATGAGCAAGGAGAAGCGGGAATCTGTCAGCAAAGAGGACCTCGCGAAGGCGACTTTAATAACCATCACTAACAACATTGGCTCCATAGCACGGATGTGCGCGCTTAATGAG AACATTAATCGAGTGGTGTTCGTCGGCAACTTCCTTCGGATCAATACAATCTCGATGAGGCTTCTGGCATACGCGTTGGACTACTGGTCGAAGGGACAGTTAAAAGCACTTTTCTTGGAACATGAG GGTTATTTCGGTGCAGTCGGTGCTCTTCTGGAACTCCTGGACTCGGCTTGA
- the PANK2 gene encoding pantothenate kinase 2, mitochondrial isoform X2, whose protein sequence is MVMAFIQESFLLPPFEGMDFSSSRIWKSCCCPACSRWLTSCQFFPWFGLDIGGTLVKLVYFEPKDITAEEEEEEVENLKSIRKYLTSNVAYGSTGIRDVHLELKDLTLCGRKGNLHFIRFPTHDMPAFIQMGSEKHFSSLHTTLCATGGGAYKFEQDFRTMGDLQLCKLDELDCLIKGVLYIDSVGFNGHSECYYFENPTDAERCQKLPFNLENPYPLLLVNIGSGVSILAVYSKENYKRVTGTSLGGGTFFGLCCLLTGCSTFEEALEMASRGDSTKVDKLVRDIYGGDYERFGLPGWAVASSFGNMMSKEKRESVSKEDLAKATLITITNNIGSIARMCALNENINRVVFVGNFLRINTISMRLLAYALDYWSKGQLKALFLEHEGYFGAVGALLELLDSA, encoded by the exons ATGGTGATGGCGTTCATCCAAGAGagcttcctccttcctccctttgaAGGCATGGATTTTTCTAGTTCCCGGATATGGAAGAGCTGTTGCTGCCCTGCATGTTCACGTTGGCTGACTTCCTGtcaat TCTTCCCTTGGTTTGGCTTGGATATTGGAGGGACCTTGGTCAAACTTGTTTATTTTGAACCAAAGGACATCACtgctgaagaggaagaggaggaagtggAAAATCTCAAAAGCATCCGCAAATACCTGACATCAAATGTAGCCTATGGATCTACAGGCATTCGGGATGTGCACCTTGAACTAAAGGACCTTACCCTGTGTGGACGTAAAGGCAATCTGCACTTTATACGCTTTCCTACTCATGACATGCCTGCTTTTATTCAAATGGGAAGCGAAAAACACTTCTCGAGCCTCCATACTACCTTATGTGCCACAGGAGGTGGAGCGTACAAATTTGAGCAGGACTTTCGCACA atGGGTGACCTCCAGCTTTGTAAGCTAGATGAACTCGATTGCCTTATTAAAGGAGTTTTGTACATCGATTCAGTTGGATTCAATGGACATTCAGAATGTTACTATTTTGAAAACCCGACGGATGCTGAGAGATGTCAGAAGCTCCCATTCAACTTGGAGAATCCATATCCTCTCCTTTTGGTGAACATTGGCTCAGGGGTCAGCATTTTGGCTGTgtattcaaaagaaaactatAAACGGGTAACAGGCACCAG CCTTGGCGGGGGAACCTTTTTtgggctctgctgccttcttACCGGTTGCTCCACCTTTGAAGAGGCCCTGGAGATGGCGTCCCGCGGAGACAGTACCAAAGTAGACAAACTAGTGCGGGACATTTACGGAGGAGACTACGAGCGATTCGGATTGCCAGGCTGGGCTGTAGCATCCAG CTTTGGAAACATGATGAGCAAGGAGAAGCGGGAATCTGTCAGCAAAGAGGACCTCGCGAAGGCGACTTTAATAACCATCACTAACAACATTGGCTCCATAGCACGGATGTGCGCGCTTAATGAG AACATTAATCGAGTGGTGTTCGTCGGCAACTTCCTTCGGATCAATACAATCTCGATGAGGCTTCTGGCATACGCGTTGGACTACTGGTCGAAGGGACAGTTAAAAGCACTTTTCTTGGAACATGAG GGTTATTTCGGTGCAGTCGGTGCTCTTCTGGAACTCCTGGACTCGGCTTGA
- the PANK2 gene encoding pantothenate kinase 2, mitochondrial isoform X4: MGDLQLCKLDELDCLIKGVLYIDSVGFNGHSECYYFENPTDAERCQKLPFNLENPYPLLLVNIGSGVSILAVYSKENYKRVTGTSLGGGTFFGLCCLLTGCSTFEEALEMASRGDSTKVDKLVRDIYGGDYERFGLPGWAVASSFGNMMSKEKRESVSKEDLAKATLITITNNIGSIARMCALNENINRVVFVGNFLRINTISMRLLAYALDYWSKGQLKALFLEHEGYFGAVGALLELLDSA, encoded by the exons atGGGTGACCTCCAGCTTTGTAAGCTAGATGAACTCGATTGCCTTATTAAAGGAGTTTTGTACATCGATTCAGTTGGATTCAATGGACATTCAGAATGTTACTATTTTGAAAACCCGACGGATGCTGAGAGATGTCAGAAGCTCCCATTCAACTTGGAGAATCCATATCCTCTCCTTTTGGTGAACATTGGCTCAGGGGTCAGCATTTTGGCTGTgtattcaaaagaaaactatAAACGGGTAACAGGCACCAG CCTTGGCGGGGGAACCTTTTTtgggctctgctgccttcttACCGGTTGCTCCACCTTTGAAGAGGCCCTGGAGATGGCGTCCCGCGGAGACAGTACCAAAGTAGACAAACTAGTGCGGGACATTTACGGAGGAGACTACGAGCGATTCGGATTGCCAGGCTGGGCTGTAGCATCCAG CTTTGGAAACATGATGAGCAAGGAGAAGCGGGAATCTGTCAGCAAAGAGGACCTCGCGAAGGCGACTTTAATAACCATCACTAACAACATTGGCTCCATAGCACGGATGTGCGCGCTTAATGAG AACATTAATCGAGTGGTGTTCGTCGGCAACTTCCTTCGGATCAATACAATCTCGATGAGGCTTCTGGCATACGCGTTGGACTACTGGTCGAAGGGACAGTTAAAAGCACTTTTCTTGGAACATGAG GGTTATTTCGGTGCAGTCGGTGCTCTTCTGGAACTCCTGGACTCGGCTTGA